In Spirosoma pollinicola, the genomic window TTCAATAACAAAATCAGGGCAAAAGGGCGCGAATTTTTCCTGTTGATCTTCAGGAATGGCCTCCCAGCGATCTTTTTGAATCCAGGCCACATCCGGCGAACGAGTTGCGCCATTGGGAAGTCTGAATCCTGTGGATGAATCAAAGGTATAGCCTGCTCTGTTTTCTTCATTCCACAAAAATACCCGACTGGCAAGAGTTAGGTTAATATTTCCTGTTTTTGATCCGGTGGGTGACACTATTATTATATTTCCGTTCTTATCACGTTCTAATTCGAGGGGGTCGTTTGCCCGGCAGAAATCGAAAAACTCTTCGTCTGTCATGACCTCTAATTTCTTAAGCACGACCGGAAATTCCAGTTCCATAACCGTTTCTGTTTGGTTAACTACATGCAAAATACCGTATTTGCGTCAACTT contains:
- a CDS encoding Uma2 family endonuclease, which encodes MELEFPVVLKKLEVMTDEEFFDFCRANDPLELERDKNGNIIIVSPTGSKTGNINLTLASRVFLWNEENRAGYTFDSSTGFRLPNGATRSPDVAWIQKDRWEAIPEDQQEKFAPFCPDFVIELRSASYDLNYLQNKMEEYRSAGCRLGWLIDRKAQQVFIYRPDQPIDVISSFAQILTGEGVLPGFTFDLALLTR